In the genome of Vicia villosa cultivar HV-30 ecotype Madison, WI linkage group LG7, Vvil1.0, whole genome shotgun sequence, one region contains:
- the LOC131617059 gene encoding putative pentatricopeptide repeat-containing protein At1g53330, translating into MATSKPISPFRLSSLLRSQKNPSLALQLFLNPNPQNPPFHYSLLSYDLIITKLGRAKMLPQMELILQQLHNDTRHRVPEPLLCHVISFYARARLPSRAIQTFLSIPSFRCTPTHKSFNSLLDALLTCRQFHTLTQFSSRLTRFGSPNACTYNILIRSSFVQGHVDRALELFDEMRSKGVGPNSITFGTLIHGLCKNTRLHEAFRMKKLMLEEFKLKPCVSVYTNLVKGVCEIGELDWAFRIKDEMSRKNLRLDAVVYNTLINALFKAGRKDDALRVLEEMKESGCHWNSVTCNVMIGEFCREKNFEEAYRVLDGVEGVKPDVFGYNMVIGWLCREGKWSEANDLFQDMPRRKCVPDVVTYRTLFDGLCRGRQFREAAFVLDEMLFKGYVPVSKSLNEFVGALCKEGNFELLSTVLSGLATKGDFCNESIWNVVVSMVCNQEKLAVEPYEIFDALSVL; encoded by the coding sequence ATGGCCACTTCAAAACCGATATCCCCATTCCGACTATCCTCCCTCCTCCGCTCCCAAAAGAACCCATCCCTCGCACTCCAGCTCTTCCTCAACCCCAATCCTCAAAACCCCCCATTCCACTACTCCCTCCTCTCCTACGACCTCATCATCACCAAACTCGGCCGCGCCAAAATGCTCCCTCAAATGGAACTCATCCTTCAACAACTCCACAACGACACTCGCCACCGCGTCCCCGAACCCCTCCTCTGCCACGTCATCTCCTTCTACGCACGTGCCCGTCTCCCGTCACGTGCCATTCAGACCTTCCTCTCCATCCCCTCCTTCCGCTGCACCCCCACTCACAAGTCATTCAACTCCCTCCTCGATGCTCTCCTCACCTGCCGCCAATTCCATACATTAACCCAATTCTCTTCCCGTTTAACTCGATTCGGCTCCCCAAATGCCTGCACCTACAACATCCTCATCCGATCCTCCTTCGTTCAAGGCCACGTAGACCGCGCCTTGGAACTGTTCGATGAAATGCGCAGCAAAGGCGTTGGTCCGAACAGCATTACCTTTGGGACGTTAATCCACGGGCTTTGCAAAAACACGCGTCTGCATGAAGCATTCCGAATGAAAAAATTGATGCTTGAGGAGTTTAAGTTGAAGCCATGTGTCTCTGTTTACACTAACTTGGTTAAAGGAGTTTGCGAGATTGGGGAACTTGATTGGGCGTTTAGGATCAAGGATGAGATGAGTAGGAAGAACTTGAGATTGGATGCAGTTGTTTATAACACTTTGATTAATGCACTTTTTAAGGCGGGGAGAAAGGATGATGCTTTAAGGGTTTTGGAAGAAATGAAGGAGAGTGGTTGTCATTGGAATTCGGTTACTTGTAATGTGATGATTGGAGAGTTTTGTAGAGAGAAGAATTTCGAAGAAGCTTATAGGGTTTTGGATGGGGTGGAAGGTGTTAAGCCTGATGTTTTTGGTTATAATATGGTGATTGGTTGGCTGTGTAGAGAAGGCAAATGGAGTGAAGCAAATGATTTGTTTCAGGATATGCCGCGACGTaagtgtgtacccgatgttgttACGTACCGCACGCTGTTTGACGGGCTTTGCCGGGGGAGGCAGTTCCGGGAAGCTGCATTTGTTTTGGATGAGATGTTGTTTAAAGGGTATGTTCCCGTTTCAAAGAGTTTGAATGAATTTGTTGGTGCTTTGTGCAAGGAAGGGAACTTTGAGTTGTTGTCTACAGTTTTGAGTGGGTTGGCAACTAAAGGAGATTTTTGCAATGAGAGTATATGGAATGTTGTGGTTTCCATGGTTTGCAACCAGGAGAAGTTAGCGGTAGAACCATATGAAATTTTTGATGCCTTGTCGGTGCTATGA